Proteins found in one Oceanispirochaeta sp. genomic segment:
- a CDS encoding proline/glycine betaine ABC transporter permease — MNIIREIFDIGAGFENIIEWLTEEADWLFDFIALVVEGFLEGVNWVFHLPPAFVMIGLFCLLAWKVAGKGVALFTLIGFSLILYMGYWSETMDTLSLVFSAVIFGLLIGLPLGIWASRSDSTWKIMRPVLDFMQTLPAFVYLIPAVLLFKLGPVPGVIATLIFSLPPVVRLTNLGIRQVPVEIHEACRAFGATPKQMLIKAELPVALPTIMAGVNQTIMLALSMVVISGMIGAGGLGNVVLKGITQLKIDMGFEGGIAIVILAIFLDRVTQAFTTKDKS, encoded by the coding sequence ATGAATATAATAAGAGAGATTTTTGATATTGGTGCAGGATTTGAAAATATTATTGAATGGTTGACCGAAGAAGCTGATTGGCTGTTTGATTTCATCGCTTTAGTAGTTGAAGGATTTTTAGAGGGGGTGAATTGGGTGTTTCACCTCCCCCCGGCATTCGTAATGATAGGACTTTTTTGCTTATTGGCCTGGAAAGTTGCAGGAAAAGGCGTTGCACTTTTTACCCTGATTGGATTTTCCTTAATCCTCTATATGGGATATTGGTCGGAAACCATGGATACTCTTTCCCTTGTTTTTTCCGCTGTTATCTTTGGATTACTCATAGGTCTTCCTCTTGGAATATGGGCGTCAAGATCAGACTCAACCTGGAAAATCATGCGTCCAGTACTGGATTTCATGCAGACTCTTCCGGCTTTCGTATATTTAATCCCTGCTGTACTGCTTTTTAAATTGGGACCAGTTCCAGGTGTTATTGCAACCCTAATTTTTTCACTGCCTCCTGTAGTACGGTTGACCAATTTAGGCATCAGACAAGTTCCGGTTGAAATCCACGAAGCCTGCCGAGCCTTTGGCGCAACCCCTAAACAAATGCTTATAAAAGCAGAATTGCCGGTAGCACTTCCGACCATTATGGCAGGAGTAAATCAAACCATTATGCTGGCTCTTTCCATGGTAGTGATCTCAGGAATGATTGGAGCTGGAGGCTTGGGAAACGTGGTTCTCAAGGGGATAACCCAATTAAAAATTGATATGGGATTCGAGGGCGGAATTGCCATCGTAATCCTGGCCATTTTTTTAGATAGAGTCACTCAGGCTTTCACGACTAAGGACAAGAGTTAG
- a CDS encoding glycine betaine/L-proline ABC transporter ATP-binding protein, translating into MALVEVKDLYKIFGTNPKRAIPLIKEGKSKQEIKKRTGCTIAINDATFEIHRKETFVVMGLSGSGKSTFIRCLNRLIKPTAGQILIDGQDIVKMDNEELRELRRYKMSMVFQHFGLLPHKNVVNNVEFGLELGGMEKTERREKAMEAIKLVGLEGFEFSFPNELSGGMQQRVGLARALANDAEILLMDEAFSALDPLIRAQMQDELLDLQDKMHKTIIFITHDLDEALKIGDRIAILGPDGRVRQIGVPEDILSNPADNYVKEFVQNVDRTKTITASSIKQSCPLLNSSKDGPKAALHLMEKHSISYAYLVDSQRSLKGIIHIEDVIELKKKKENDLSTIVRHDFYTTTPETAIADLLGTALQTKHPIVVINEKNKFLGIVSREMIITEVNEGVDDSDTPTVFSEILEETETIQNEQRK; encoded by the coding sequence ATGGCTTTAGTAGAAGTAAAGGATTTGTACAAAATATTTGGTACAAATCCAAAACGCGCGATTCCGCTGATAAAAGAAGGGAAATCGAAACAGGAAATAAAAAAGAGAACAGGGTGCACCATAGCAATTAATGATGCAACATTTGAGATACACAGAAAAGAAACATTTGTTGTTATGGGACTGTCCGGCAGTGGTAAATCAACCTTCATACGATGTTTAAACAGGCTTATCAAGCCCACTGCCGGTCAGATACTGATTGATGGACAGGACATTGTAAAGATGGACAACGAAGAACTCCGAGAGCTTCGTCGTTACAAAATGTCCATGGTTTTTCAGCATTTTGGACTCCTTCCTCATAAAAACGTTGTTAACAACGTTGAATTCGGTCTGGAGTTGGGTGGTATGGAAAAAACAGAACGAAGAGAGAAGGCTATGGAGGCTATAAAGCTCGTTGGTCTGGAAGGCTTTGAGTTTAGTTTTCCCAACGAACTCTCTGGTGGTATGCAGCAACGTGTTGGACTTGCGCGGGCTTTGGCAAATGATGCGGAAATACTGCTTATGGATGAAGCCTTCAGTGCACTAGATCCTCTCATTAGGGCTCAAATGCAGGATGAGCTGCTCGATCTTCAGGACAAAATGCACAAGACAATTATATTTATAACTCACGATCTGGATGAGGCCTTGAAGATTGGAGATCGTATTGCCATCCTGGGACCTGACGGACGGGTACGACAAATAGGGGTTCCGGAGGACATCCTCTCAAATCCCGCTGATAATTATGTAAAAGAATTCGTTCAAAATGTCGACCGGACAAAGACAATAACAGCAAGCTCCATTAAACAGAGCTGCCCTCTTCTTAATAGTTCTAAAGACGGGCCCAAGGCTGCTCTGCATTTAATGGAAAAGCATAGTATATCCTACGCTTATCTGGTGGACTCCCAAAGGAGTCTGAAAGGCATCATTCACATTGAGGATGTCATAGAACTGAAGAAAAAGAAAGAGAATGATCTTTCCACAATAGTTCGACACGATTTTTACACTACAACTCCAGAAACAGCCATAGCTGATTTGCTCGGGACTGCTCTCCAAACAAAACACCCGATAGTCGTTATCAACGAAAAAAATAAGTTTTTGGGGATTGTTAGCAGAGAGATGATCATTACCGAGGTCAATGAGGGTGTTGACGATTCCGATACACCAACTGTTTTCAGCGAAATACTTGAAGAAACAGAGACCATCCAGAATGAACAAAGGAAATAG